A stretch of the Sulfurimonas sp. HSL-1656 genome encodes the following:
- a CDS encoding HD domain-containing protein, with protein sequence MKTLVEDIETLIEKNASDFEISKRFKQAISVYLDSLPDLFEQTQGKDFLVRHTKALDQFITQMYKTVLRRMFGNYLPMRNAIPISLMALGSYGREQLSVYSDIDLMIVYVPLEGYNTEAIIEKFLYLAWDAGLKLGHRVHKVSELFDAADEDITIRTAMMEARFIVGSTYTWHATQRELGRIRRYEPRRFIEAKIAEAQSRRRKYPVSMQPNIKEGVGGMRDAQLLYWVAKTRFDVTSLKELDGTIFSEESYRAYRIALELIFRVRSALHLVSGKQNDQLNLEYLPKVRKMLGFSDDMKLATQVIEAMWRIHNFSSIFVAKMIRPMFYDSSRLPALRGQRVHRGIFVAEDKVFASFRLKAQPIESLLNILINLEDRPYCFDDSFVSQFTYTTVPHPRSKTVKQLLRKLFERDHTYGFLRLFYDAGVLAELIPALKKALFLPQFDGYHHYPVGLHSIQCVKAFESIDDPDVKALYDTISLEDRTMLKIIVLLHDAGKGRKLDHSEVGVKLIRPVMQKMGFSAEMTDDATLLVRHHILMSIIAQRHNIHSEKTLYKFMSIIRTPRLLTLLYILTYADMSGVGPGTYNAFNAKLLNELYHSSLEVAQEKERITDAARRLKVEQRIQRLDAFKALPRLMQKKILAVESNIFFFLHGPEEVLQIAQRAREVKEYQYALDFSTGLSVEILRKIPLNLTYLLGRLGYLDVVSMEVFTLFDDVKYFKLDFLQTPTPDMYESIREVVEESFDMQRSVALEAPVIKPEEITIDCEHSKNLAELAVHTANQRGLLAFIIQCLDALDMQIVTAKIHTTKRRARDHFLIEKTPHMCNNADRLIPLLCKGNA encoded by the coding sequence TTGAAAACACTTGTAGAAGATATTGAGACCCTTATCGAGAAGAATGCCAGCGACTTCGAGATCTCGAAACGGTTCAAGCAGGCGATCAGCGTCTATCTCGACTCGCTGCCCGATCTCTTCGAACAGACCCAGGGGAAAGACTTCCTCGTGCGCCACACCAAGGCCCTCGACCAGTTCATCACCCAGATGTACAAAACGGTGCTCCGGCGGATGTTCGGCAACTACCTGCCGATGCGCAACGCCATCCCCATCTCCCTGATGGCCCTGGGCAGCTATGGGCGCGAACAGCTCTCCGTCTACAGCGACATCGACCTGATGATCGTCTACGTTCCCTTGGAGGGGTACAATACCGAGGCGATCATCGAGAAGTTCCTCTACCTCGCCTGGGATGCCGGTCTGAAGCTCGGCCACCGGGTCCACAAGGTTTCCGAACTTTTCGATGCCGCCGACGAGGACATTACCATCCGCACGGCGATGATGGAGGCCCGCTTCATCGTCGGCTCGACCTACACCTGGCACGCCACCCAGCGAGAGCTCGGGCGTATCCGCCGCTATGAGCCGCGCCGTTTCATCGAGGCGAAGATCGCCGAAGCGCAGAGCCGCCGTCGAAAATACCCCGTCTCCATGCAGCCCAATATCAAAGAGGGCGTCGGCGGCATGCGCGATGCCCAGCTGCTTTACTGGGTTGCCAAAACCCGCTTCGACGTCACCAGTCTCAAGGAGCTCGACGGCACCATCTTCAGCGAGGAGTCCTACCGTGCGTACCGGATCGCACTGGAACTTATCTTCCGCGTGCGCAGCGCCCTGCACCTCGTCTCCGGCAAACAGAACGACCAGCTCAACCTGGAGTATCTGCCAAAGGTACGGAAAATGCTGGGCTTCTCCGACGATATGAAGCTTGCCACCCAGGTCATCGAAGCGATGTGGCGGATCCACAACTTCAGCAGCATCTTTGTCGCCAAGATGATCAGGCCCATGTTTTACGACTCCTCACGTCTGCCTGCACTACGGGGCCAGCGGGTGCATCGCGGCATCTTCGTCGCTGAGGACAAAGTGTTTGCCTCCTTCCGTCTCAAAGCACAGCCGATCGAATCCCTGCTGAACATCCTGATCAACCTGGAAGACCGCCCCTACTGTTTCGATGACAGCTTTGTCAGCCAGTTCACTTATACGACGGTGCCGCATCCACGGAGCAAAACCGTCAAACAGCTGCTCCGCAAGCTCTTCGAACGCGATCACACCTACGGTTTTCTCCGCCTCTTTTACGACGCCGGGGTGCTCGCCGAACTGATCCCCGCACTTAAAAAGGCACTTTTCCTGCCGCAGTTCGACGGCTACCACCACTACCCCGTCGGCCTGCACTCCATCCAGTGCGTCAAGGCCTTCGAATCCATCGATGACCCCGATGTCAAGGCCCTGTACGACACGATCAGTCTTGAAGACAGGACGATGCTCAAGATCATCGTGCTTCTGCACGATGCAGGCAAAGGAAGGAAACTCGACCACAGCGAGGTCGGCGTCAAACTGATCCGTCCGGTCATGCAGAAGATGGGCTTCAGTGCCGAAATGACGGACGATGCCACCCTCCTGGTCCGCCACCATATCCTTATGAGCATCATCGCCCAGCGCCACAACATCCACAGCGAAAAAACGCTTTATAAATTCATGTCCATCATCAGGACGCCGCGGCTGCTGACCCTGCTCTACATTCTCACCTACGCGGATATGAGCGGTGTCGGGCCCGGGACCTACAACGCATTCAATGCGAAACTGCTCAACGAGCTCTACCACTCCTCCCTTGAGGTCGCCCAGGAAAAAGAGCGGATCACCGATGCCGCACGCCGTCTCAAGGTCGAACAGCGCATCCAGCGGCTCGACGCCTTCAAAGCCCTCCCCCGCCTGATGCAGAAAAAAATCCTCGCGGTCGAATCGAACATCTTCTTCTTCCTCCACGGCCCGGAAGAGGTCCTGCAGATCGCCCAGCGTGCCCGTGAAGTGAAAGAGTACCAGTACGCGCTGGATTTCAGTACGGGGCTCAGCGTCGAGATCCTGCGCAAGATCCCGCTGAACCTCACGTACCTGCTGGGGCGGCTGGGCTACCTCGATGTCGTCTCGATGGAGGTCTTCACCCTCTTCGACGACGTCAAGTATTTCAAGCTCGATTTCCTCCAGACACCGACACCGGATATGTATGAGAGCATCCGTGAAGTCGTCGAAGAGTCATTCGATATGCAGCGAAGTGTTGCCCTCGAGGCCCCCGTCATCAAACCCGAGGAGATCACCATCGACTGCGAACACTCCAAGAACCTCGCCGAGCTTGCCGTCCACACGGCGAACCAGCGCGGACTCCTGGCCTTTATCATCCAGTGCCTCGATGCCCTGGACATGCAGATCGTCACCGCCAAAATCCATACGACGAAGCGCCGTGCACGCGACCATTTCTTAATCGAGAAAACACCGCATATGTGTAATAATGCCGATCGATTAATCCCCCTTCTCTGCAAAGGAAATGCGTAA
- the glmS gene encoding glutamine--fructose-6-phosphate transaminase (isomerizing), translating to MCGIVGYLGKHDTKGILLDGLKELEYRGYDSAGIAVLQADEFSYFKAVGKLANLEAKTADFSTSGFAAGIGHTRWATHGKPTEINAHPHLGDASYVVHNGIIENYQELKNALVAGGVHFLSQTDTEVIVHLFESLMNSGMEPMQAFRETVSRLKGAYAILLVTKQMPDTIFFAKHGSPMIVGVNESDEKFFGSSDAALIGKCSRVIYLEDGQLGFVSRTAIHLEDATGTAVVPRFAALPESKLSAQKEGFRFFMEKEIYEQSEVLSDTLIGRLADETIVFDELDPSLLDGINEIKLCACGTSYHAALASSYLFERLGKIRTSVEIASELRYKEPLLCSDTLFVVISQSGETADTLETLKMAKAAGLKTLVICNVDNSSMVREADAAILTRAGIEKGVASTKAFATQMAVLWMFSLYVAQTKGIIGTEAIREQIALLREIPAVVRVDDDLHERIRRLSKRYLHGHGFFFIGRDIFFPLALEGALKLKEISYLHAEGYPSGEMKHGPIALADPELFTIALMPKNLLYDKTKSNVEELSARDATICAISDEPFEKADDFIPIAAHAHYMPEFFEMMVVLQLLSMEIAIRLGNDVDMPRNLAKSVTVE from the coding sequence ATGTGCGGCATCGTCGGCTACCTCGGAAAACATGATACGAAAGGCATTCTGCTCGACGGTCTCAAAGAGCTCGAGTACCGCGGTTACGACTCCGCGGGGATCGCCGTCCTGCAGGCCGATGAGTTCTCCTACTTCAAAGCGGTCGGGAAGCTGGCCAACCTGGAGGCCAAAACGGCCGACTTCAGCACCAGCGGGTTTGCCGCGGGAATAGGCCACACCCGCTGGGCGACCCACGGCAAACCGACCGAGATCAATGCCCACCCCCACCTGGGAGACGCTTCCTACGTCGTCCATAACGGCATCATCGAAAACTACCAGGAGCTCAAAAATGCCCTGGTCGCCGGCGGGGTACACTTCCTGAGCCAGACCGACACGGAAGTTATCGTTCACCTCTTCGAATCCCTGATGAACAGCGGTATGGAGCCGATGCAGGCGTTCCGTGAAACCGTCAGCCGCCTCAAGGGGGCCTATGCGATCCTCCTCGTCACCAAACAGATGCCCGATACCATCTTTTTCGCCAAGCACGGCTCCCCGATGATCGTCGGGGTGAACGAAAGCGATGAGAAGTTCTTCGGCTCCTCCGACGCCGCACTGATCGGTAAATGCAGCCGGGTCATCTACCTCGAGGACGGCCAGCTCGGTTTTGTCTCGCGTACAGCCATCCACCTTGAAGATGCGACCGGCACCGCTGTCGTACCGCGCTTCGCCGCCCTCCCGGAATCGAAACTCTCCGCCCAGAAAGAGGGGTTCAGATTCTTCATGGAAAAAGAGATCTACGAACAGAGCGAAGTCCTCTCCGATACCCTGATCGGGCGGCTTGCGGATGAAACAATCGTCTTCGACGAGCTTGATCCTTCCCTGCTGGACGGTATCAACGAAATCAAACTCTGTGCCTGCGGAACGAGTTACCATGCCGCGCTCGCATCCAGCTATCTCTTCGAACGCCTCGGCAAGATCCGTACCTCCGTCGAAATCGCCAGCGAGCTGCGCTACAAGGAACCTCTGCTCTGTTCCGACACGCTCTTCGTCGTCATCAGCCAGAGCGGAGAGACCGCCGACACCCTTGAAACCCTCAAGATGGCCAAGGCCGCGGGCCTGAAGACCCTTGTTATCTGCAACGTCGATAACTCCTCCATGGTCCGTGAAGCGGATGCCGCCATCCTGACCCGCGCCGGGATTGAGAAGGGAGTTGCCTCCACCAAGGCCTTCGCGACACAGATGGCGGTACTGTGGATGTTCTCCCTCTACGTCGCCCAGACCAAAGGGATTATCGGCACGGAAGCAATACGCGAACAGATCGCTCTGCTGCGCGAGATCCCGGCCGTCGTCAGAGTCGACGACGACCTGCACGAACGGATCCGCCGCCTCTCCAAGCGCTATCTGCACGGGCACGGTTTCTTTTTCATCGGCCGCGACATCTTCTTCCCCCTCGCCCTGGAAGGGGCCCTCAAGCTCAAAGAGATCAGCTACCTCCATGCCGAGGGGTACCCCAGCGGCGAAATGAAGCACGGTCCCATCGCCCTGGCCGACCCGGAACTGTTCACGATCGCCCTGATGCCCAAGAACCTGCTCTATGACAAAACAAAGAGCAACGTCGAGGAGTTGAGTGCACGCGACGCCACGATCTGTGCCATCAGCGATGAACCGTTTGAGAAGGCGGACGACTTCATCCCCATTGCCGCGCACGCGCATTATATGCCGGAATTTTTCGAAATGATGGTCGTACTGCAGCTGCTCTCCATGGAGATCGCCATCCGCCTCGGCAACGACGTCGATATGCCGAGAAACCTCGCGAAAAGCGTGACCGTAGAATAG
- a CDS encoding ammonium transporter, translating into MEDFGYIVDTLFALFAMTLIVFMVPGFAMLEAGLVRTKNVTSVLTVNTMIYAVASMMFLLVGYELAFGSWENSGMSIYAAFLFQMAFVGKTVNIMSGGVSERVRILPIALFTVLMGGLIYPLVVNVSWGADLLAGTMLDLHMYDLAGSTVIHSTGGWALLAAIMIMGPRKGRYKDGKIHVIPASNIPLVVLGALLLWIGWFGFNGGSVGSIASKENADTVALTIMNTNTAGLSGALIAGIFMYLRYRKFDITMILNGALGGLVAITAGPDLYSIHTPILIGAIGGALVVFAVPLFDKLKLDDPVGALSVHLVNGIWGTLAVGIFAAEPEAGITFLGQLKGVAVVAVFVFTVSYAAIYIINKFLPFRAGDDEQVEGLDVTECGLEAYPEFKRAF; encoded by the coding sequence ATGGAAGATTTCGGTTATATTGTCGATACGCTCTTCGCCCTCTTTGCGATGACGCTGATCGTCTTTATGGTACCCGGTTTCGCGATGCTCGAAGCGGGGCTGGTCCGTACGAAAAACGTCACATCCGTTCTGACCGTCAATACGATGATCTATGCCGTGGCGTCGATGATGTTCCTGCTGGTGGGCTACGAACTGGCTTTCGGCAGCTGGGAAAACAGCGGGATGAGCATCTATGCCGCCTTCTTGTTCCAGATGGCCTTTGTCGGGAAGACGGTCAATATCATGAGCGGCGGGGTGAGCGAGCGGGTACGGATCCTGCCGATCGCGCTTTTTACCGTTTTGATGGGCGGGCTGATCTACCCGCTCGTTGTCAATGTCTCCTGGGGTGCCGACCTGCTGGCGGGGACCATGCTCGATCTGCATATGTACGACCTGGCAGGGTCGACCGTCATTCACTCGACGGGCGGCTGGGCGCTGCTGGCGGCCATCATGATCATGGGCCCGCGTAAAGGGCGCTATAAAGACGGCAAGATCCACGTCATCCCGGCGTCAAACATTCCCCTGGTCGTGCTGGGGGCACTGCTGCTGTGGATCGGCTGGTTCGGTTTCAACGGGGGCTCCGTCGGCTCTATCGCCAGTAAAGAGAATGCGGACACCGTGGCGCTGACGATCATGAATACCAATACGGCGGGCCTTTCAGGGGCGCTGATCGCCGGGATCTTCATGTATCTGCGCTACCGCAAGTTCGATATCACGATGATCCTCAACGGCGCACTGGGCGGTCTCGTGGCCATTACCGCCGGTCCGGATCTGTACAGCATCCATACGCCGATCCTCATCGGCGCCATCGGCGGGGCGCTGGTCGTTTTCGCCGTTCCGCTGTTTGACAAGCTGAAGCTGGACGACCCGGTCGGTGCCCTCTCGGTCCACCTGGTCAACGGCATCTGGGGGACCCTCGCGGTCGGTATTTTCGCCGCCGAACCCGAAGCGGGGATCACGTTCCTCGGACAGCTCAAAGGGGTCGCCGTCGTGGCGGTATTCGTCTTTACCGTCTCGTACGCGGCGATCTATATCATCAACAAGTTCCTGCCGTTCCGTGCCGGCGACGATGAGCAGGTCGAAGGGCTTGACGTCACTGAATGCGGTCTCGAGGCCTACCCGGAGTTCAAGCGGGCGTTCTAA